The following proteins are encoded in a genomic region of Bernardetia sp. MNP-M8:
- a CDS encoding tetratricopeptide repeat protein has product MFFINVFIFISLSVIAQVDETSPFYQLEKGNYNQAIRHAKAALEGSNNALQRGQLLTVISRAYRYQDDYSTALNYAVQANTQFDRVEKEKEKAVLGKAEIFTEIGLLYQNWLSYDKAIENFEKAKQLYKANQNQKEIIELNRKIAHNQFLNGEYEESEKNYIKLLEEDKKTGDKGLISFSLGKLAIVSRINNPENSLKYSIEKYNLEVEKNNNLEQVAFAANSIGYLYRQLGQEKEAVSYFEKALEALNKIDRKDEIVLNNLGVTYTALKKYPAAQEQYQEALKINQEKNNIAAIADSYNYLGANEYLAAHAQEARVYVGKAITIAEKNNQQQALADSYLLLSKIWEYEGDFRQSQEAFKKYTDIKNKLEKEASKQKEELQRQRTEAERQESQLVQYENEREQERLRLEKVKSEAEKQAKENELLKSENELRQSETKNAVLKNQQTQQALLLAKSELDAAKRKEDIQLLEIERQKNNAKLREQALEAEQQKKEKEILEQQNKLQELETEKERLEASKQKSSKYIAYLIAVAAIILFAFALIAFIQNKKKNKKIEAQNKLLENQKQEITQKHEELQASEEELRQNSEELQTTNEQLTLVKMSIEEKNLALGASLVELENQKEIIEKKNQDITSSINYAKRIQTAMLPDLAKVKKALPESFIFFQPRDIVSGDFYWFSQVSEQKCVIAACDCTGHGVPGAFMSLIGNDVLNETVNARNIHEADKILHDLHSGVVNALNQRATDNRDGMDMTLCVIDKENKQVHFAGAKNEVVYIQNGNVEQLKGDKMPIGGERLDIERFFHKQTVDITAPTIFYMFSDGFQDQFGGDRGRKYMKKRFREFLVEICNQPFAEQEQILKLEFQSWLAGEYQQIDDVLVIGFKVS; this is encoded by the coding sequence TTGTTTTTTATAAATGTTTTTATATTTATTTCTTTGTCAGTTATTGCACAAGTAGATGAGACTTCGCCTTTTTATCAATTAGAAAAAGGAAATTATAATCAGGCTATTCGACACGCAAAAGCTGCACTAGAAGGCAGTAATAATGCACTTCAACGTGGGCAACTTCTTACCGTTATTTCTCGGGCATACCGTTATCAAGACGATTATTCTACAGCTCTTAATTATGCCGTTCAGGCAAATACACAATTTGATAGAGTCGAAAAGGAAAAAGAAAAAGCTGTTTTAGGTAAAGCTGAAATTTTTACAGAAATAGGACTTTTGTATCAAAACTGGCTTTCTTATGATAAGGCAATAGAAAATTTTGAGAAAGCAAAACAGCTTTATAAAGCCAACCAAAATCAAAAAGAAATAATAGAATTAAACAGAAAAATAGCTCATAATCAGTTTTTAAATGGAGAGTATGAAGAGTCTGAAAAAAACTATATAAAATTACTAGAAGAAGATAAAAAGACAGGAGACAAAGGGCTGATTTCTTTTTCGCTAGGAAAGCTGGCAATTGTAAGCAGAATTAATAATCCTGAAAATTCCCTAAAATACTCCATTGAAAAGTATAATTTAGAAGTAGAGAAAAACAATAACTTAGAGCAGGTCGCTTTTGCAGCAAATAGTATTGGTTATTTATACAGACAGTTAGGACAAGAAAAAGAAGCTGTTTCTTATTTTGAAAAAGCACTTGAGGCTTTAAATAAAATTGATAGAAAAGACGAAATTGTACTCAATAATTTGGGGGTGACTTATACAGCTCTAAAAAAATATCCTGCTGCACAAGAACAATATCAAGAGGCTTTAAAAATAAATCAAGAAAAAAATAACATTGCAGCTATTGCAGATTCATATAACTATTTAGGTGCAAATGAATATCTAGCAGCACATGCACAAGAAGCTAGAGTATATGTAGGAAAAGCAATTACGATTGCTGAAAAAAATAATCAACAACAGGCTTTGGCAGATTCATATTTGCTTTTATCTAAAATATGGGAATACGAAGGCGATTTTAGACAGTCTCAAGAAGCATTTAAGAAATATACAGATATAAAAAATAAGTTAGAAAAAGAAGCTTCCAAACAAAAAGAAGAGCTACAAAGACAACGTACAGAAGCTGAAAGACAAGAAAGTCAGCTTGTACAGTATGAAAATGAGAGAGAACAAGAACGTTTGAGATTGGAAAAAGTGAAAAGTGAAGCTGAAAAACAAGCAAAAGAAAATGAGCTTTTAAAAAGTGAAAATGAACTTCGCCAAAGTGAAACAAAAAATGCAGTTTTAAAAAATCAACAAACTCAACAAGCTCTTTTACTTGCCAAAAGTGAGCTTGATGCAGCCAAAAGAAAAGAAGATATTCAGCTCTTAGAGATAGAGAGACAAAAAAATAATGCAAAACTAAGAGAACAAGCTCTTGAAGCCGAACAACAGAAAAAAGAAAAAGAAATTCTTGAACAACAAAACAAACTTCAAGAACTGGAAACAGAAAAGGAACGCTTAGAAGCATCAAAACAAAAATCTTCTAAATATATTGCTTATTTAATCGCTGTGGCTGCCATTATTCTTTTTGCATTTGCTTTAATAGCCTTTATTCAAAATAAAAAGAAAAACAAAAAAATTGAAGCTCAAAACAAACTTTTAGAAAATCAAAAACAAGAAATCACACAAAAACACGAAGAACTTCAAGCATCAGAAGAAGAACTTAGACAAAATTCGGAAGAGCTTCAGACTACAAATGAACAACTTACTTTAGTCAAGATGAGTATAGAAGAAAAAAATCTTGCTTTAGGAGCTTCTTTAGTAGAATTAGAAAATCAGAAAGAAATTATTGAGAAAAAAAATCAAGATATTACTTCTAGTATCAATTATGCTAAGAGAATTCAGACAGCAATGTTACCTGATTTGGCTAAAGTAAAAAAAGCGTTGCCCGAATCATTTATCTTTTTTCAGCCTAGAGATATTGTCAGTGGAGATTTTTATTGGTTTAGTCAAGTGTCCGAACAAAAATGTGTGATTGCAGCCTGTGATTGTACAGGACATGGCGTTCCAGGAGCATTTATGTCCTTGATTGGAAATGATGTTTTGAATGAAACTGTCAATGCTAGAAATATACATGAAGCAGATAAAATCCTTCATGATTTACATTCTGGTGTTGTTAATGCACTCAACCAACGTGCTACTGATAACAGAGATGGAATGGACATGACTCTTTGTGTTATTGATAAAGAAAACAAACAAGTCCATTTTGCAGGTGCAAAAAATGAAGTGGTTTATATTCAGAATGGAAATGTAGAACAACTTAAAGGAGATAAAATGCCGATTGGTGGAGAAAGACTTGATATAGAACGCTTTTTTCACAAACAGACTGTTGATATAACAGCTCCCACTATATTTTATATGTTTTCTGATGGTTTTCAAGATCAATTTGGAGGCGACAGAGGACGAAAATATATGAAAAAACGATTTAGAGAATTTTTAGTCGAAATCTGTAATCAACCTTTTGCAGAACAAGAACAGATTTTAAAACTAGAGTTTCAGTCGTGGTTAGCAGGAGAGTATCAACAAATAGATGATGTACTCGTAATTGGCTTTAAGGTAAGTTGA
- a CDS encoding bifunctional metallophosphatase/5'-nucleotidase: MKHFFSSAFWFVILLLAFTSCRSSQPNSSDSEEIVKLTFLHINDVYEIGGVSGGKYGNLARVAQLKKELLEENPNTYLVLSGDFLNPSVLGTLKIDGKRISGAQMVDVMNAAKVDFVTFGNHEFDLKEDEVLERINESDFEWIASNTFYYANEKIQPFTRDGKKLPIYLTIEPQNSAGESIKVGILGITTKYNQPEFVRYTDEYETAKNVQQEIESKTDFTVALTHLLESEDEKLAGIVPELKLLMGGHDHENMKFTYGQTIMAKADANARTAYIHRLTYNKKTKKVQIDSELKSIDNSIGYEPITRVAIEKWENIADSAFEAQGFNPDREIYKLKEALEAREALIRTTQTNAGTLIVDAMADVFPEAELAVLGSGSVRLDDQLSGVVTEYDILRMLPFGGKIYQFNTSGEVLIQFLDAGIKNKGSGGYLQYQEKLKFDAQKGWLLNGKTIEKEKQYTLVTNDYNLTGKENNMEFMNAETNPEIKNVISSDDIESPQSDIRKAVIVYLEKL, translated from the coding sequence ATGAAACATTTTTTTTCTTCTGCTTTTTGGTTTGTCATTCTTCTTCTTGCTTTTACAAGTTGCCGTTCTTCTCAGCCTAATTCTTCAGACTCAGAAGAAATAGTCAAACTAACTTTTCTTCACATCAATGATGTGTATGAAATTGGAGGAGTGAGTGGGGGAAAATATGGAAACTTAGCACGAGTAGCACAGCTCAAAAAAGAATTATTAGAAGAAAATCCGAATACATATCTTGTTTTATCTGGTGATTTTCTCAATCCTTCTGTGCTAGGAACATTAAAAATAGATGGAAAACGTATCTCTGGAGCGCAAATGGTCGATGTTATGAATGCTGCAAAAGTAGATTTTGTAACCTTTGGAAATCATGAATTTGACTTAAAAGAAGATGAAGTTTTGGAAAGAATTAATGAGTCTGATTTTGAATGGATTGCTTCAAATACATTCTATTATGCTAATGAAAAAATTCAACCCTTTACCAGAGATGGAAAAAAACTTCCTATTTATCTAACCATAGAACCACAAAACTCGGCAGGAGAAAGTATAAAAGTTGGTATTTTGGGAATTACTACAAAATATAATCAACCTGAATTTGTCAGATATACAGATGAGTATGAAACTGCTAAAAATGTGCAGCAAGAAATAGAATCAAAAACAGATTTTACAGTTGCGCTGACACATCTTTTAGAAAGTGAAGATGAAAAACTAGCAGGCATTGTTCCTGAGCTTAAACTTCTGATGGGAGGACACGACCATGAAAATATGAAGTTTACCTATGGACAAACAATTATGGCAAAAGCTGATGCAAATGCAAGAACAGCCTATATCCATAGACTAACTTACAACAAAAAAACAAAGAAGGTACAAATAGATTCAGAACTTAAATCAATAGACAATTCTATTGGTTATGAACCTATTACTAGAGTAGCTATCGAAAAATGGGAAAATATTGCTGACTCTGCTTTTGAAGCACAAGGATTCAATCCAGACCGAGAAATTTATAAGTTAAAAGAAGCATTAGAAGCACGAGAAGCACTCATAAGAACAACACAAACAAATGCAGGAACTCTAATTGTTGATGCAATGGCAGATGTTTTTCCAGAAGCAGAGTTAGCTGTTTTAGGGAGTGGGTCGGTACGCTTAGATGATCAACTTTCAGGAGTTGTTACCGAATATGATATTTTGAGAATGTTACCTTTTGGTGGTAAAATATATCAATTCAATACTTCTGGAGAAGTTCTGATACAATTTTTAGATGCAGGAATAAAAAATAAAGGAAGTGGAGGATACCTACAATATCAAGAAAAATTGAAATTTGATGCACAAAAAGGTTGGCTATTAAATGGAAAAACAATAGAAAAAGAAAAACAATATACACTTGTTACAAATGATTATAACCTGACAGGAAAGGAAAATAATATGGAATTTATGAATGCTGAAACAAATCCAGAAATTAAAAATGTGATTTCTTCAGATGATATAGAAAGTCCTCAATCAGATATTAGAAAGGCAGTAATTGTATATTTAGAAAAATTATAA
- a CDS encoding diacylglycerol kinase family protein has translation MQSEQTPKVQNTLKALEEKATKIVFVINPVSGTERKEHIVTLIHETLKLSGIHYDIVYTTFAGHATQLTQQAIEQKYDVVVAVGGDGTINEVAQALIKTKTALAIIPQGSGNGLARHLGIPLGTEDAIKRLLEPKKMLIDAATANGNHFFCTSGIGFDAHVSASFAARTFRGLGGYAYFTIKELFSYKPLTYTLEFDGQQLKREAFLVAFANATQYGNNAYIAPQADIQDGKLDICIIKPFSKLQLPKLVWQLFKRTLPQNQYVETYKADAIKITFDTAIPAHIDGESRGLGTSIEYKSISKALHVWV, from the coding sequence ATGCAATCAGAACAAACGCCAAAAGTTCAGAATACTTTAAAGGCACTAGAAGAAAAAGCAACCAAGATTGTTTTTGTAATTAATCCTGTTTCAGGAACAGAAAGAAAAGAACATATAGTTACCCTTATCCATGAAACGCTGAAACTTTCAGGGATTCATTACGATATTGTGTATACTACTTTTGCAGGACATGCTACTCAGCTTACTCAGCAAGCCATCGAACAAAAGTATGATGTTGTGGTGGCTGTTGGTGGCGATGGAACAATTAATGAAGTTGCGCAAGCTCTTATCAAAACAAAGACAGCTTTAGCCATTATTCCACAAGGTTCGGGCAATGGTTTGGCACGTCATCTAGGAATTCCTCTTGGAACAGAAGATGCCATAAAAAGACTATTAGAACCTAAAAAGATGTTGATTGATGCAGCTACTGCCAATGGAAATCATTTTTTTTGTACGTCTGGAATAGGCTTTGATGCCCATGTGAGTGCTTCTTTTGCTGCCCGTACTTTTCGTGGTTTGGGTGGATATGCTTATTTTACAATCAAAGAGTTGTTTTCTTACAAACCTCTCACTTATACACTTGAGTTTGATGGACAACAACTAAAAAGAGAAGCATTTTTAGTCGCTTTTGCAAATGCAACTCAATATGGAAATAATGCTTATATCGCACCACAAGCAGATATACAAGATGGAAAGTTAGATATTTGTATCATCAAACCCTTCTCAAAACTACAACTACCAAAACTAGTTTGGCAATTATTTAAAAGAACTCTTCCCCAAAATCAGTATGTAGAAACCTATAAAGCTGATGCAATAAAAATCACTTTTGATACTGCTATTCCTGCACACATAGATGGAGAATCAAGAGGATTAGGAACAAGTATAGAATACAAATCTATATCAAAGGCTTTACATGTCTGGGTGTAG